GTCATATTGGTTTTTTTGCGAATATATTGGGTTCTTCCCATTTGGGATTTCCCCAATTTATTCCAAACTAGTGTCATTGCGTACTTGAATAAGTAGTATGAGCACCAGATTTATGTATGAGATACACGGCTGTAGATATGGTAGTGCAAAATAGCATATGCAAACTTGAATAAGTAGTGTTCTGAATCTTAACATGTATTTTGTAGTATAGAAAACCATATTTATGCAAACTCTGAAGTAAAGTTTGTGCAGTTGTGCGGTGGAAATAGGACCTGGCCATCGTCCTTTATAGCTCAAGATCCAAGGTATGAGCACCGAATTTGGTTGTCTGTTATACATGTACAGTCATATTTTTCCTTCTTCCAGGCCATTCAGTTTCCCATGTGTTTGAAGCTAATGGCATTTGGGAATATGAATAGTATGGGCACGAACTTGATCCGTTGGATCTTGATGAAATTGTAGTAGTAATCACAACAGTCGGTGCAAAAATAGTTGAGGGGATGTGCTCTTTGTGTTATGTTCCTTTATATACAATTTTCTTATACATTTGCTAACTTGATAGTAAGGTGTGTACATGAACGACTTGGCATGTAAGTGAAAAAAATGACTTCCTAGGaacctactactccctccgtcccaaaattcttgtcttagatttgtctagatacggatgtatcaagtcacgttttagtattagatacatccgtatctagacaaatctaagacaagaattttgggacggagggagtacatgacaagtGTGGGTTCGTTACTGGTTGTTCCTGCGGGGTTCTTGTAGATGAACTAGTAATGTACTATATGAACTTCTTCCACATTGCTGATATGAAATGGGAACGGCATTTGCAATGCTCAATTGAACTTTCTATGGTAATGCTAGTTGTTCATGTTCCTCATTTTGTCTTGCTGCAGTCCACATTGTAGCTATGCTCTTAAGTAAAAAGTCTTGATGTGTTTTGCCTGGTAGTAGGTTAGTTATCCACTTTTTAACTTGCGTGTGATGTTTTGTGTTATATTTGCATGAAAAAAAGTCAACCATGGAGTCCATGACAAGTGCTGCTCTAAGTATTGGGTCAACTACGGCAATGGGAGTTGAAGATGATGCCAACAGCTTTGCCATGGTAATTCATTTGTTGTATTGGTCACAGACGTACGTCACACCCGTTTCTGTCACAtgatgatttttttctgaaatttCTAGGGCACGATCCAGCAGGTCGAAAACGATGAAAATAGCTACCACACGCCAACACGAACTAGCAGTCTTCCATTTTGTGTAAGTATTTTTTTCCCACATCCAATGCACGAGTTATAGTTTATGAACTGAACATCTTTTATTTTTCATATCCAGGGGTCAAGATATGAGCCCGAGTGTGACCCTAACTTACAGCCCGTAATTGGTATGCAATTTGACACTTGGGAGGAAGGTATGCCATTCTACAAAATGTATGCTCATGAAGTCGGGTTCTCAGTTCGCACATGGACGACACACAAAGATGAACATGGCGTAGTATGGAAGAGGTTTGTTTGTGCTAGGGAGGGTTGGAGAAAGGTGGCCCCAGAAGAGGAAAGGATAAAGCCTAAACGAAAATTCAAATTAACCAGGTGTGGTTGTGAGGCTATGATTGGATTGAAGAGGCAGGATGATGGCAAATATAAGGTTGCCCGGTTTGTTCAATCACACACTCACCAACTTATTTCGCCAAGTAAAAGACATCCCATCAAGTCAAATAGAGAAGTAAGTAGTGAGTTGCGGAGCAAACTACTTACATGTCATAAGGCAATGGTTGGCACATCTGCAGCATATCGCTTGCTTAGTGTTGAGAAGGGGGGGTCCCGAAAATGTGGGCTGCACAAAGCGTGACTTCCAAAACTCTCACCGTGATTTTAAAAGAGCAATTAAGGGAGTAGATGGACATATCATAGTAGATATAATGAAAAGTAAGCAGGCTGCCAATCCAGCATTCTACTTTGATTACCAAGTCGATGAGAATGACAAACTTACAAATATTTTCTGGGCGGATAGCATATGCAGAAAGAACTACTCATTGTTTGGTGAAGTTGTGTCTTTTGACTCGACATATCGATTTAATAGGTATAACTTGGTATTTGCCCCTTTCACAGGAGTTAACAACCACAGATCTTGTGTCACGTTCGGTGCTGCTTTTTTATGGAATGAGAAGAAAGAATCTTATATATGGTTGTTCAAGACTTTCTTGAAAGCAATTCTGGGATTGCGCCTAAGCTCATCATGACCGATGAAGACCAAAGCATGAGAATAAGGATAGAACAAGTTTTTCCAAACACTATGCACAGGCTTTGTATGTGGCACATCCTCATGAAGCTTACTGAAAAGGTTGGTACCACCATGAAAAATAATCCAGATTTTCATGAACGGTTCATGTCATGTGTTTGGGGATCAGAGACACCAAGTGAGTTTGAGTCACAATGGTGTTCAATAATCTCTGACTTTGGGCTAGCAGATAATACATGGTTGCAGGAGAAGTATGAGTCACGCAACTCATGGATTCCGGCATATTTTATGGAGACCCACCTTGGCGGAATCTTGCGTACTACATCAAGATCTGAGAGCGAGAATGCATTCTTCAGACACTTCGCCAACCGAAATCTTGCATTGATTGAGTTTTGGGTTAGGTTTGAAACAGCTTTAGAGGAACAACGACAAAAAGAATTGCAAGAAGACAATGCCAGCCTTCATACACTGCCTATGCTCAAGACTTGTTGGAGTATTGAGAGTCATGGTAGAGATGTGTATACTCATGAGGTTTTTGCTGAATTTCAATGTCAGGTGGTGGCTGCAAGGGATTATTGTCATGTTAAATCAATTGTCCAGGTTGGTGAGGTCCGGACCATTGGTATTAGCAGCAAGAGTGGTAAAGTTAGAGTAGTTAGTTTCAACACTAGTACTAAGGCAGCACACTGTTCTTGTAGGATGTTCGAATCACTGGGTATCATCTGCCGTCACATCATTGTTGTCCTAAGGAATGAGGGGTGTGATGAAATTCCTAGTCAATATGTGTTGCATAGGTGGACTAAAATGGCAGCACGTCAACTTTCCTATGACGCCAACGGACATGAGCTAGAAGGCCCATCTACATGTCTCTCACCTACCATAAAAAAGTTGTACTCAGAAACATGTTCAAAATTCAGCTTGGCACTTCATGCATCGAAGCATTGTGAGGAGAAAATGAGATATTTTCACAAGGTTGTTGGTGATGCCTTCACGCAATTGGAACAGATGGGTGCCATTAGTGAGCAAAGTAAAGTTCAAGATTTTGAATCCTTCGTCGGAACATCATTCCCAAGTGTGATCAGTATTCATCCACCAGATGTAGCAAACACAAAAGGGAGTGTTAAGAGAttgaaaaggggttcagagcagacAGTTAACCAAAAGAAAAAGAGGTAAAGTAAGCAACCTTGAAAAAATGTCGATGTCCTTTCTACAAATTTGCTAATGCGGTTTTCTTATTCTTTACATGGCAAATAGCATCCAAAAGGTTCCAGATTAGTAAGGGCGGTGGTTTCACTAATTTGATGTTGGAATAATTATGTGAAGTCATGCAGCTGGCTACGTTCTTGCTGGAAATGGCGGTGATATTCATAGGCGATGAGGTTTTTGACCTTTTGGTCTTTTCTAGGAGCTCACATTTGCAGTGTGTGTCACTGAAGCATGCATATGTTCTATGTCCGTAACTCTGGATGTGGTCACTGTTAGCTTCAGGAAGTTGCTAACACTAAACCATGTTGTCTCATTAGCCGTGTTTAACCTGGAAGAAAAGATTGTATGACCTGGCAAGGAATTGCTAAGCCTAGCTTAATGTAGGTTTGAAGATTTGGTTTGTCTTTCTGTGTTACTGTCAGTTGTAGCCAGCTTTGCTATATGTCGTGCTGATGTCACCACTTTCCGAATTAGTGCAACcttattactatgtgttttgagcACCGTTCATTCATTTTCCTTTGCTTTTCGTTGCTCTGTACTTTAGCATCATCatcttaatttttttcaagataAGTGAGAACATGTTCATCTGTAAGAGATAATTTTAGGCATATTTGCAGCAGTGAAGTGATGAAAATTCTGACATAATCCTTGCCAGAAGTTCGGGAAATCTGAAAATAGAGAATGCAATAGAATATGTAATGTTTAAGATGTATGGAAATCTGTACTGTTTTTGAAGTAGCAGTGTTACTCTTTAGATTGTATATGAAGGCATGTCTCATCTTCATTTATACTTTTGTTCGACCAAGCTTTTGTTTTAAACCGTGCATAACACCTGAGAAAATTGAAAAGATGTGCTCTTGTAACACTTATGTAACTATTCTGTGATTGCTAATTTGTGCAACTGGAAAGCTCGATAAATATAACTATGTAATATTAAGTATAAAGAAGCAACTTTACAAGTAACTGTTGTGATGATTTTTTTTTGTAAGT
This DNA window, taken from Triticum aestivum cultivar Chinese Spring chromosome 1D, IWGSC CS RefSeq v2.1, whole genome shotgun sequence, encodes the following:
- the LOC123180199 gene encoding protein FAR1-RELATED SEQUENCE 5 isoform X1 gives rise to the protein MVVQDFLESNSGIAPKLIMTDEDQSMRIRIEQVFPNTMHRLCMWHILMKLTEKVGTTMKNNPDFHERFMSCVWGSETPSEFESQWCSIISDFGLADNTWLQEKYESRNSWIPAYFMETHLGGILRTTSRSESENAFFRHFANRNLALIEFWVRFETALEEQRQKELQEDNASLHTLPMLKTCWSIESHGRDVYTHEVFAEFQCQVVAARDYCHVKSIVQVGEVRTIGISSKSGKVRVVSFNTSTKAAHCSCRMFESLGIICRHIIVVLRNEGCDEIPSQYVLHRWTKMAARQLSYDANGHELEGPSTCLSPTIKKLYSETCSKFSLALHASKHCEEKMRYFHKVVGDAFTQLEQMGAISEQSKVQDFESFVGTSFPSVISIHPPDVANTKGSVKRLKRGSEQTVNQKKKSIQKVPD
- the LOC123180199 gene encoding uncharacterized protein isoform X2, which codes for MESMTSAALSIGSTTAMGVEDDANSFAMGTIQQVENDENSYHTPTRTSSLPFCGSRYEPECDPNLQPVIGMQFDTWEEGVNNHRSCVTFGAAFLWNEKKESYIWLFKTFLKAILGLRLSSS